DNA sequence from the Candidatus Zixiibacteriota bacterium genome:
GGACGATGGCGAGCAGCAGCACGCCGCCGAAAGCCATGCGATAGAACCCTGCCACCGAAGGCCCCACGGCCGCCAGCCGAACAAACACGGCGGAGAAGCTAATCAACACTGCTCCCGCGAGCAGTTCGAGTTGGCTTCCGAACGAAGTCTGCGCTTGTGCATCGATCGGGGATTGGGCCATCGATTCTCCGGCGGCAATATCGCAAAGCCTGCCGGCTTCGCCAACTCAATTAGTGCGGCACACTGCTTTTCCGATGAGATGGATTTGACTATACTCGGAGCAAACGCAAAGGAGTTATGAGGAGGTCTTGCTATGGCAACGAAGAAATCCCCGCCTACCAAACGCGACGTCGATCGGTTGGAGAAGCAAATTCAGAAAGACAAACGGCGGCTGATCCTCCTGCGGCAGCAACTGCGGCCGCGGCCGGTCGCGGATTACGAATTCACTACAGGCGGCGGCAAGAAGATCAAGCTTTCCCGCTTGTTCGGAAAATCGGATGAGTTGATTCTGATTCACAACATGGGCACGCGCTGTCCCTACTGTACGATGTGGGCCGACGGTTTCAACGGGCTGTACCCCCACCTGGCGGATCGCTGCGCATTTGCCGTCGTCTCGCCCGACCCGCCGATGGTCATGCGCGAATTCGCCCGCGGCCGCCGCTGGAGGTTTCCGATCTACTCCCATGCCGGAACCAGCTTCGGCAAGGATCTGGACTTTGAGGGCGATCAGGGCGCGCCTTGGCCGGGCGTGTCGACATTCTTCAAGAATCCTGACGGCAAGATCTACCGAGTGGCCTACACCTATTTTGGTCCCGGCGACGATTTCTGCGCGGTTTGGCCATTGTTCGATTTACTGGCGCGTGGCGCCAACCAATGGGCGCCCAGGTTCAGTTATCGATAGCGACCCGCGCGCTCACGGACACGAAGCGCACGGCCCGGCGCCTCCGGCAAAGATGAAGTTTATCAGCAAAACGGCGTCGGAAATCGAGACTTGCCCGTTGCAGTCGGTATCGCCGACGGTTAGCGGATTCGGTTCCGCCCCACCGGCGAAGACGTAATTGATCAGGAGCACGGCGTCGGAGATATTGATCTGATCGTCGGCGTTGGTATCGCCGCAAATCGCATAGTTCGCGGCCGCGCCGAATTGCAGATCGACCGCAAAGAGGATGCGGTCGGCGGCAACCAGACAACTGTCGGGCATGCCGAGGTCAGGGATGCGGTTGCTTTCGGGATAATTGATATTGTCGGGTTCAACCCACAAAAGGGTTCCGTCGTCGTCGCGGACGCGGTTGAGCACAATTAAGGTATCGCCGCGCTTGTTGGCGACGGCGTTGTCGCCGCAGAGTCCCCAATAGAACGAGAAGACCTGCCGGCTGCTGTCGAGCCAGTTAGGCGCCACGAAGAACGTGAACTTGGCAATCGACCCCTTGGGGTAGAAATCGACGGAGTCAGGCATGATGGGACCGTTGGCAATGTCGGCGATGCAGAAGATATTGACGGTGTTTTTGGCAGCGTCATGTGCCGCCTGGAACAGCTCCCAGTTGTCCAGTCCCGTGTCCTGCTCGACGGAAATGAAGCTGAAGAGGCTGTCGTTATACCGAATCGTAAAATCGACGCCACCCAATTGACGCGGCGAGGACATCAGGATCCGCACGTCGATCAGACTTCCCGGCTCAACGCCCCGGGGCGCCGCAATGCGAGCGGTAATCGATTCCGCGACGGCCGCGCTGCCGATCGCGAGGACTAATCCAAAGATATAAAGCTGTCGCAGGATTCCGAACATGCTAAGACCTCGCCGGAGCGCGACGACCGGGCGCCGGCTCGCGATGTTACTTTTCTTTTTCGGTCGTTAGCAAGAAGCTCTTTGCAGTATTCTCCCAATGAGACCCGGAGGTAACAATACTTAGTATACATCATTTTACCAATTCGGCAAGACCATTTTCAGGCGAGGCGGCGCCTTGGCGCGGGTGCAGGTGGAGGCGCAATGCCAATGGCATCAATCTCGGCCATTACGGGAAGGCGGTGTATTGGTGTGTTGTTGATCAGGCGGTGCTACAGCTTCAACGACAGTTCGTCGAGCATTTCCTGGAGATGCTTCAACTTGATCGGCTTGGGCAGATAATAGTCGATGCCGTCAGCGACCGAAATCTTGTGCGTATTTCCAGAATCAAAGGTCGACATCACCGCGACCTTGGTGCCGGGGCTGCTGCGCCGAATCTGTTTGAGCAGGCTGACGCCGTCCACCTTGGGCATGCGGGAATCGGCAATCACGAGCTGGTATCGATGCTCGTTAACCTTACTGAATGCCTGCTCGGGGGTGTTGGCGCTGTCGGTGGCAACGCGCAGATGGTCGAACATTTCGACAAGGATCTTGGCGGTATCGCCGAAGTCGTCGACGATGAGCACTTTCGAGTCGTTGTTGGGCGCTGGCATAATTGTCTGTTACCTCCCTATTTTCAATTATCGGTACCTGCCTACACATATTTTACAACTTTTCGCGTCCAGAATTGTTAAATTTCTGTAAATCAGCCGTTTAGACCGACCCGACGATAGTGTCACTTTGCGGTTATACCCGGACGTTCGTGATGAGAGAGATTCCGTACGCTTCATGACGCGCCAGCGCTTTCCGACCTCTATCTTCTTAGTTGCACTGACGATCACGGGGCTTGCGGTTGCATCCGCCAACGGTCAGCCGCCGGCTTCTGATTGTGCCGGCAAGCCGATTGCCAGCATTCGGTTTGAAGGCAAATTCAAGTTACGCCGCTACATCCTCAAGCGCGAGATCGACAGTGACGTCGGCGCCCCTCTGGACCCGGCGCAGCTGGATCGCGATCGCCAACGCATCGAGAGTTTCGGAATTTTCTCGCGTGTCAAACCGCTCGTCGAGGACCGCGGCGATTCCGTCGATTTGGTGTTCTCGCTGCGTGAGGTGTGGACAATCGAGCCTTTGTTGTCGCTACGCACCACGGACGGCAAGATCGACTGGTCGGTGGGTGTCGCGGACAAGAACTTCCTGGGCTACTTCGTCCAGCCCCGAATCCTGTACCGGCGCTACGAAGGCAAGAACTCCGGGTTCTTCTACTTGATTGCGCCGCGAGCCTTTGGGAAGGACCTGTCCCTGGGATTGTCCCTGACCGACCAACGCGAAATTCAGCCGTTGGGCCGGCTCGGTGAATCTGCCGACTACGACTATCTCAACAAATCGATTGCGGTGAGTGTCGGGCATCGATTGCACGAAAATGTCTACCCGCGTATTTCCGGCGGCTACGATCGCGAGAACTGGACCATGCGCGACGGCCAGACGACGATCAACGACTTCATCGCCTCCATCGACCACCCCCGTTACTTCATCGGGCTCGGTGTCGTCCTCGGCCGCGTCTACTACGACCACTATTTGTATACGGGACAGGATGTCAGTCACGATTTCACGATGATCGATGAGTTGCCCGAGGGCCGCTTCAACAAATGGCGCTATTCCCTCACCGCGCGCAAGCTCTGGATCATGCACCCGTTCAACTTCGGCCTGCGCGGCTCGTATCAAACCTCTTCGTCCGACGAGCGGGTGCCGCCGTTTGCAATCTCCGGCGAGTCCAATGTTCGGGGGTTTGCCGACAAGATCGAACGCGGCGATCAACTGCTTTTCGGCAATGCGGAGATCCGGTTGCAGGTGCTGGATCGACACACCTTTTACAGTCAGTTGGCGGTGTTTGCGGATTACGGCGCAGTCTGGGGACGCTGGCGCACCGCTTCAACCGCATTCCGCGATCCCTACTGGTCCATCGGCATCGGTCTGCGCGGAGCGATTCAGCAATGGCTGGGCCGGATCGGACGCATCGACCTCGCCCTCAATCCACAGACGGGTCACATCTCGCTGTACATGGCAAAATCGCAATTCTTCTGATCCAGTTCGCAGCTTGCGTATTTGCAGAAGACTCGGCGTTGACCACAGGTCTTGGCCGGGCACCCGTGAGAGTTTTTTGATTGTACAAGACCGCCATTTCGCATAACCTTGATTCGGCAACGAAAGGAGTCAATCATCGACCGGCTTTACAAGTTCATGGGAATTTTGATGCCGCTGGTTGCGTTGGGGATCGCGTATGCGGTGCTGACGATGATCAATGTGCGCGAAGTGACGACCGAGAACGACTTCATCACGGCGCTACTGCATTCGGACGGCGTTTACCAGGCAGTTGAGAAACTGAAAAAGGTCGCCGCGGTGTCGATCGTGGCGCTTGGCCTTTGCTTCGGGATCATCACGTACGGCCTTGGCATCGTGCTCGCGCGGATCAAACTACAACAATCTCGTTGAAATGACTTTCTGGCGCAAAATTCCGACCCGGGCCTACCTGTACACCATGATCGCGAGCGCCGTCGGCTTGCTGGCGTGGAACTATTTCATCATCGGTGAAGCGAAGTCCAAGGTACCGCGCCAGTCCGTCTCGCGCGGACTGGAATTCGAAATGAACGACGGTAGAGTAGCGACGTTGCCCGACAGCAGCGGCAAGTACTCGTGTCTGGTCTTTTGGGCCGCCGGTTCGGAGCGCAGCATGAAACTTCTGGCGGACGCTGCCGGACTTCAGTCCTCCGGCAAATATGATTCACTGATTCAATTCTACTGGGTCAATGTGGCTGATTCGCTGGAGACGATCCGCTCTGCGGTTGCGTATGATGACTTCCGCCAGCCGTTCGCCCGCCACCCGCGCGGCGAGTTTATGAATCGCTTCCAGATCACTTCCCTGCCGCTGACGGTGATCCTTCTCCCGGACGGCAAGATCCTTAATACGGTCGAGGGCTACCAGCCGGGCGATCTGGTCGGCATGCTTGACGATCTGGTTGAGCTGTCCAAGCGGATCGGCCCGACGGGTGAAGTTCGCTTCCAGTTCGGAGGCAAACAGTGATTCCTGCCATTCGTTTTGTCGATGTTGCCAAGACCTACCGCGAGCGCGGCAATCGCAAAGAGGCGCTCAAGGGGATCAGCTTTGAGGTGCCCCAGGGTGATATCTGCGGATTTTTGGGACCGAATGGCGCCGGCAAAACAACCGCCATGCACATCTTGATGGACTTCCTGGATCCAACGTCCGGGCATTCGCAGATTCTCGGCATCGACACGCGCAATCCGGAGGCCCGGCGTCCGGTCGGATTCCTGCCGGAGATTTTCAATTTTGACGGCTTTCTCGCCGGCTCTGACTTCTTACAGCTCTTCGGCGCGCTCGGCGGCGCCGACAAGGACAAAGTCGCCGCGTATGTCCCGGAACTACTGCAGTTCCTGGAGATGCCGGAAGCCGGCAAGGTTCGCATTCGCAACTATTCCAAAGGCATGACGCAGAAGATCGGGCTGGCGCAGGCGTTGATCGCCGATCCGCAGGTGCTGGTGCTCGACGAGCCGACCTCCGGGATGGATCCGATCGCCAAGGCCAGGATCAAGGAATTGCTGGTCCGACTGCGAGCCGAAGGCAAGACGATATTCTTGTCGACACACATCCTTTCGGACATTGAAGACATCGCCGATTCGGTGGCGATCATCAATCAGGGGCAACTGCTGGCGTTCGACCGGCTCGCGAATCTGCTCGATACGGGAGTCACATCTTCGCGCATCGTCTACCGCGGCGGAGAGCAACCGCTGGCGGAGCACCTGGCCCAGCTCGGCGAGGTAACATCCGAGAATGAGACCACCGTAGTGATCTGCAAGAATCGCGAGAGCAAGGATTCAGCCCTGTCAAGTATCCTCGCGGCCGGCGCGGATATCATTTCGGTGGCGCCGGTGCGGGCCAGTTTGCTCGGCAAGTTCCTGGAACTGGTGCAAGGAGGCGAGCGGCATGATTCATAGACTCGCCGCGCATCGCCTGCAGAAATTACGCTCCTCCAAGATCATCTGGGCGTTTGTGATCGTCAGCGGCTTCCTGGCACTGGTCACGCTGCTGCCGGTGATTGTGATGGCGGCCATGTCCGGCGTGAATCTCGGCAGCGAGACCGCCGCCGGATTCTTCCAGTTCCTGATTGGGCTGGGTCACATCGCCGCACTTATCCTGGGCGTAACCACCTGGCGTCAGGATTACCGGGACGGTACGATGCTGACGTTCGCGGCACGCCCGCTCTCGCGCGTCGAGATTCTGATGGGCAAGATCCTCGGCTCCTTCTATGCCTTGCTGGCGTTCCTGGCAGTCGCGTTGGCGATCTATGCGCTGTTTCATTTGATCTTCTTGCGGTTTCCGATACCGGCGGCAACCTTGCTCTTTCTGCTGCAGACGATATTCTCCTGGATCTCAACCTTTGCCATCGGGCTGTTTTTCTCCAACTTTTCGGGACCGCTATTGGCCACGGTGTTCGGCGTGATTTATTTCATCGTCAGTGCGCTGGGTGCGCAACTGGCGGAATTGCCGCGCGGTCTCTGGCCGGTCATCGGCAAGGGCATCAAGCTCATCTCAGTCGAGCGCGACCTGGGCTTCTCCTTTGCGCAGGTAATGAGCGCGGACTTGCCGGGCGTGGCGCCGATGCTGAAGGCCTGCGCTTACTATTTACTCTGGGCCCTTTGTCTGATTTGTGCTTCGATTCTGCTGTTTGCGCGACGGGAATTTATCGGGAAGCGATCATGAGTCTCGTCGTGAAGATCGGCATGCTCGCTCTGGCGGGTGCTCTGGGGGCGGTTTCGCGGTTTGCCTTGAGCGGCCTGGTCTTTCGTTTCTATGGCGGTGTCTTCCCGGCCGGCACCTTCGTGGTCAACGTGCTTGGATGTTTTGTCTTTGGACTGCTCTGGCCGCTCGCGGAGGAGCGATTGCTGATCAGCGGCGAACTGAGGACGATCCTGTTGGTGGGGTTCGTTGGCTCGTTTACGACTTTTTCCACGCTCGTTTTTGAATCCCAGGAACTGCTGCGCGATTCTGAATGGCTGCTGGCTGCGCTGAATCTCGGCGGCCAGGTCGTTCTGGGAATTGCGGCGCTGATTCTCGGCCTGTATCTCGGGCGCTCATTGTAAGAGGACGCTATGCAACTACCTAAGGAAGCCGAACTGCTGCGGATTTTTATCGGCGAAAGCGATCGTCTTGACGGCAAGCCGCTTTACGAGGCGATCGTTGAGATCGCCCGCCGGGAGGGCCTGGCCGGCGCGACCGTGTTGCGCGGGACGCTCGGTTTCGGCGCCAATAGCCGAATCCACACCGCCAAGGTCCTGCGCTTGTCGGAAGATTTGCCCATGGTGATCGAGATTGTCGATGCCCCGGAGAAGATTTCAGCGTTCCTGGGGCTTCTCGACGGGATTGTCAAGGAAGGCCTGATCACGCTGGAAAAAGTTCGGGTCCTGGCTTATCGCCAGAACCCGAAATAGCTTGCCCAACACCGACTCCTGTTCGTCGGCGCTTATTACTTACTGCCGAAACACCATCCCAGCGTGAAGCGGAAATCCGGGTAGTCGGCCAGCCCCAATTTGAACTCGAGAAACATAAAACCCGAATTCGAGGTCATGCGGCGAGCGATCCCGCCCTGCAGCGTCAGTCCCAACTCCGTGTCATCGCGGCCGCGGTCGGCGGAGACGAACACGGGGCCGATGCTGCCGCCGAGATACGGATTCCAGCTTCCCCAGTCTTCGCGGAAGCGGTAATCCAGTTCAAACATCGGCGAGACGATGGTCAGATCGTCGCCAATGCCGACTTCGACATTGGGGAACACCATCAATTGCGGCGCCAGATCGCCCAAATCCAGATGGCCGCCGAAATGTACCTGGTCCGGGTCGATGCTTAAACCGACGCGCGGCCCAATGCCGTGTACCCCAAACGTCCTTGTCGCGCCCTGTCCCGTCGCCGCCAACAACAGAATTGCCGCGGCTGCCAGAAGTGTCTTGCGCATGATTGGTTCCTCCATCTGTGCCGGTTCACCGGTCAACGTGCGTCAATGTCCACATTTTTATGAGAAAAGCAAGCGGCCGGAACGGTCACTCGCCGCCCCGGCCGGCATAGAGCACTTAGAACTTGACGGCGCAGCCGTAAGGCGTCTGTGACTTCACGGCAACCGCACGACCGTTGGTCACGGCGTCCAGGGCCGCTCGCACATAATTGGTGGCCTTCGGAATGTCATCAACCTTGGTCGATGGCATGTCATCGATGGCACCGGCATAGCGCAGCTTGCCGATCGAGTCAATGACAAACATATGCGGTGTCGTTTTGGCGCCGTAGAGTTTGCCGACCACGCCATTCTCGTCGATCAGGTAGGCGGTCGGTACGGCTTTCTCGGTCGCGATGCGCTTCTTCAAGTCGGCGATCGGAAAGTGGCCTTGCTTACCCGGCGCCGAGGAGCAGATCGAAAGCCAGATGACGCCCTTCTTGGTCGCCTCGGCCTGCAGCGCTTGCATGTTGCCGCTGGAGTAATGTTTCTTCACGAACGGGCAATCGAAGTTGACCCACTCGAGCACGACATACTTGCCCTTGAACGAGGACAGCTTGTACTCCTTGCCGTCGAGGTCCTTAAGCGTAAAGTCGGGCGCGGGCTGATCAATGGCAACACCGCCGATCGCGACATCCTGTGTCCCGGTCTGCGCAATCGCGGCCAGACCCGCTATCAGCGCCAGCACGAGCGACACGATTCCGATCTTCGTTAGTCTTCTCATGTTGTCTTCCTTTCATTCCCACTTGACCAGTCCGGCGTCAATCGCGTGGGGGGAACGATTGACCCTGCTTAACCTTCAATCTTAGCGAGTGCTTCAAGCACGATTCCGGGCGTCAACAATTCCGGGAGCACGATCGGTGCACCCTGATTGCCCGGATATAGCACATAGAGCGGCACGCTGTTGCGGCCGAATTCTGCAAGCGCGCGGGTGATCGTTGCGTCGCGCGCCGTCCAATCTGCTTTCAACGCCACCAGATCCAGCTCGTCAATCCGCTTCTGAACCTGGCCGGAGCCGAAGGCCACCTGCTCATTCACTTTGCAACTCAGGCACCAGGCCGCAGTGAAATCGATCAGCAGCGGACGCCCTTCCTGACGTAGTTGTGCTACCCGCTGCGGCGAGAACGGTTCCCATTGAATCCCAGCCTCGGAACCGGCGGAAACAGCCGCAGCCTGGGCCGACGGCAGATTTCCGGAGACTCCTACCAATCCGGCGATGATGACCAAGGCCGCGCTGATTTGCGCAATGCGGCGCGGACGCATCTCCACTGCCAGACTTCCCCACCGCCCAAGAATCCACGCGGCGACAGAACAAGTGAGCAGTGCCACCAGAAGGAGCGCTACCGCCGTCGCGCCGGCTTGAATTCCCAGAACCCATGCCAGCCAGACAACCGTAGCCATCAGCAGGAAGCCCATCGCTTGTTTCAAGGTCTCCATCCAGCGTCCCGGCTTGGGCACGAATTTCAGGAGAGCCGGTGAACTGGTGACGATGATGTAAGGCGCCGCCATACCCAGCCCCAGCGCCGTGAACACCGCCAATGAGATCATGGCCGGTTGCGTCAACGCGAAGCCCAGGGCAGTACCCATAAATGGCGCGGTGCAGGGCGTGGCGACAATCGTCGTTGTCACGCCGGTGATAAAAGAGCCGATTCGCCCCGCTGACCTCGAGTTGCCGATTCCGGTGAGCGAAGTGCCGACTTCGAAGACGCCAAAGAGATTCAGTCCGATCAAGAACATAAAGGCCGACAAAACAACCAGGAAAGTGGGCGACTGAAGCTGAAAGCCCCAGCCCAAGTGTTCCCCGCCAGCCTGCAGTATCATGAGCAGTGCCGCCAAAGTCCAGAAGGATACCAGCACTCCCAGCAAGAACAGCAGGTTGTGTGCGGCGATTGAATTGCGCGATTGGTTGGCCTGCTCGATGAAGCCGAGAGCTTTGATTGACAGCACCGGCAACACGCAGGGCATTAGATTCAGAATGAGTCCGCCGACAAACGCAAACAGCAGCACCTGCCAAATCGGAAGATCGACGGAAGCGACGACCGGTAGTGAGTCGGTGGCCATCGTTACCGGCGCGACGAATTGGAGAGCTTTTCGCCCCGCGCCGAGCCAGTCTGCATCGGCAACAAGCAAACCGCGCAACTCGGTCAAGGAGTCGAGGAACATCTTGTTTTTGGACACGCGCAGGGTGAAGCCGTCCGCCGTTGCGGAGAAATCCTGCCGCGCTGCGTTGTCAATGATACCCTTGCGCTCGGGAAAGAGGTGCAGCGCCCGCGGCGCAGTCGCGGAGGCCGACCGGCGAGTCGCCGACAGTTCAAGTTCATTGGGCAAGAGCCTGACCGCAATATCCCAATCCTTGCTGGTAGTCGGCAACTTCTCTCTGATTTCAACAAAGCGGGACCGCCATTCATCGTTGACCATCGCGGTACTCTTGACCGGTAAATCCAGACCAAGCACGGCTTCGCCGGGGATGCACTCCACTTTGCATACCAGCCAGTCAACGTCGGCACGGATTTTCGCACGTTCGCCGGCTGCAATGTCGGGCGCCGCGATGATCTGCGAGAGGAAGACCACCTCGCCATCGTAACCGAAACTCATCAAGGGGCCGGCCGGGATTCGCTTGGGCACTGGAAATTCAAGTGGCTCGGCGGAGAAACCGCTCGGGAGCGTCCAATTCAGCCGCGGCGCCAAGCCGGCATCGCCTGGATTCGTCCAGTAGACGTGCCATTCCGGCTCAAGCTTCAAGCGCAGACCAATGGTGAAGGTATCGCCCGGGGCAATCGCCTCGCGATCGCAAACCAGCGTGACCTCAGCATGGTCACGAACGACGCTCGATGACGCCGTCATCGATGCGGGCCAAAGCGCCAGAAGCGCCGATACGGCAATGATTTGACTAATGAAGATCTTGGCTCGTTGTGGCATATTACTATCAATACCAATCATCGAGCAAGTTAGTTCATTTTTTGAGTGCTATTCTTCATTCGAATCCTGACCTCACAGCCTATAACACGCTATAGAACAATGGGTTCCGAGCGCTACTTAAAGTTGTCATAC
Encoded proteins:
- a CDS encoding DUF899 family protein; translation: MATKKSPPTKRDVDRLEKQIQKDKRRLILLRQQLRPRPVADYEFTTGGGKKIKLSRLFGKSDELILIHNMGTRCPYCTMWADGFNGLYPHLADRCAFAVVSPDPPMVMREFARGRRWRFPIYSHAGTSFGKDLDFEGDQGAPWPGVSTFFKNPDGKIYRVAYTYFGPGDDFCAVWPLFDLLARGANQWAPRFSYR
- a CDS encoding response regulator; this translates as MPAPNNDSKVLIVDDFGDTAKILVEMFDHLRVATDSANTPEQAFSKVNEHRYQLVIADSRMPKVDGVSLLKQIRRSSPGTKVAVMSTFDSGNTHKISVADGIDYYLPKPIKLKHLQEMLDELSLKL
- a CDS encoding BamA/TamA family outer membrane protein, translating into MTRQRFPTSIFLVALTITGLAVASANGQPPASDCAGKPIASIRFEGKFKLRRYILKREIDSDVGAPLDPAQLDRDRQRIESFGIFSRVKPLVEDRGDSVDLVFSLREVWTIEPLLSLRTTDGKIDWSVGVADKNFLGYFVQPRILYRRYEGKNSGFFYLIAPRAFGKDLSLGLSLTDQREIQPLGRLGESADYDYLNKSIAVSVGHRLHENVYPRISGGYDRENWTMRDGQTTINDFIASIDHPRYFIGLGVVLGRVYYDHYLYTGQDVSHDFTMIDELPEGRFNKWRYSLTARKLWIMHPFNFGLRGSYQTSSSDERVPPFAISGESNVRGFADKIERGDQLLFGNAEIRLQVLDRHTFYSQLAVFADYGAVWGRWRTASTAFRDPYWSIGIGLRGAIQQWLGRIGRIDLALNPQTGHISLYMAKSQFF
- a CDS encoding ABC transporter ATP-binding protein, with translation MIPAIRFVDVAKTYRERGNRKEALKGISFEVPQGDICGFLGPNGAGKTTAMHILMDFLDPTSGHSQILGIDTRNPEARRPVGFLPEIFNFDGFLAGSDFLQLFGALGGADKDKVAAYVPELLQFLEMPEAGKVRIRNYSKGMTQKIGLAQALIADPQVLVLDEPTSGMDPIAKARIKELLVRLRAEGKTIFLSTHILSDIEDIADSVAIINQGQLLAFDRLANLLDTGVTSSRIVYRGGEQPLAEHLAQLGEVTSENETTVVICKNRESKDSALSSILAAGADIISVAPVRASLLGKFLELVQGGERHDS
- a CDS encoding ABC transporter permease, with amino-acid sequence MIHRLAAHRLQKLRSSKIIWAFVIVSGFLALVTLLPVIVMAAMSGVNLGSETAAGFFQFLIGLGHIAALILGVTTWRQDYRDGTMLTFAARPLSRVEILMGKILGSFYALLAFLAVALAIYALFHLIFLRFPIPAATLLFLLQTIFSWISTFAIGLFFSNFSGPLLATVFGVIYFIVSALGAQLAELPRGLWPVIGKGIKLISVERDLGFSFAQVMSADLPGVAPMLKACAYYLLWALCLICASILLFARREFIGKRS
- a CDS encoding CrcB family protein, whose amino-acid sequence is MSLVVKIGMLALAGALGAVSRFALSGLVFRFYGGVFPAGTFVVNVLGCFVFGLLWPLAEERLLISGELRTILLVGFVGSFTTFSTLVFESQELLRDSEWLLAALNLGGQVVLGIAALILGLYLGRSL
- a CDS encoding DUF190 domain-containing protein produces the protein MQLPKEAELLRIFIGESDRLDGKPLYEAIVEIARREGLAGATVLRGTLGFGANSRIHTAKVLRLSEDLPMVIEIVDAPEKISAFLGLLDGIVKEGLITLEKVRVLAYRQNPK
- a CDS encoding thioredoxin family protein, which gives rise to MRRLTKIGIVSLVLALIAGLAAIAQTGTQDVAIGGVAIDQPAPDFTLKDLDGKEYKLSSFKGKYVVLEWVNFDCPFVKKHYSSGNMQALQAEATKKGVIWLSICSSAPGKQGHFPIADLKKRIATEKAVPTAYLIDENGVVGKLYGAKTTPHMFVIDSIGKLRYAGAIDDMPSTKVDDIPKATNYVRAALDAVTNGRAVAVKSQTPYGCAVKF
- a CDS encoding thioredoxin family protein, which gives rise to MPQRAKIFISQIIAVSALLALWPASMTASSSVVRDHAEVTLVCDREAIAPGDTFTIGLRLKLEPEWHVYWTNPGDAGLAPRLNWTLPSGFSAEPLEFPVPKRIPAGPLMSFGYDGEVVFLSQIIAAPDIAAGERAKIRADVDWLVCKVECIPGEAVLGLDLPVKSTAMVNDEWRSRFVEIREKLPTTSKDWDIAVRLLPNELELSATRRSASATAPRALHLFPERKGIIDNAARQDFSATADGFTLRVSKNKMFLDSLTELRGLLVADADWLGAGRKALQFVAPVTMATDSLPVVASVDLPIWQVLLFAFVGGLILNLMPCVLPVLSIKALGFIEQANQSRNSIAAHNLLFLLGVLVSFWTLAALLMILQAGGEHLGWGFQLQSPTFLVVLSAFMFLIGLNLFGVFEVGTSLTGIGNSRSAGRIGSFITGVTTTIVATPCTAPFMGTALGFALTQPAMISLAVFTALGLGMAAPYIIVTSSPALLKFVPKPGRWMETLKQAMGFLLMATVVWLAWVLGIQAGATAVALLLVALLTCSVAAWILGRWGSLAVEMRPRRIAQISAALVIIAGLVGVSGNLPSAQAAAVSAGSEAGIQWEPFSPQRVAQLRQEGRPLLIDFTAAWCLSCKVNEQVAFGSGQVQKRIDELDLVALKADWTARDATITRALAEFGRNSVPLYVLYPGNQGAPIVLPELLTPGIVLEALAKIEG